In Nicotiana tabacum cultivar K326 chromosome 19, ASM71507v2, whole genome shotgun sequence, one DNA window encodes the following:
- the LOC107789966 gene encoding uncharacterized protein LOC107789966, with translation MGELETGRGLNQELGLARAADTRWGSHYKSFKNFISMFGSIIDVLDTIVVDAWTLEERAKAKGYLSTYQTFEVAFMLHLMRDVLGITNELNISLQKKEQDIANAILLVEVAKRQLQKLREEECDSLIDKVSAFCVKYNILIPNFDDLYVNSGRSRRKVADYIILHHYRVNIFFKIIDWQVQKLNARFNKVTTNLLVGVACLNPVDSFLSFDINKILRMAELYPDDFDENITVTLKNQLETYIVDVRDVDERFSNLQGLVDLYEILIKTKKHLNYPFVFRLVKFALLLPVATATVERTFSAIKLIKSELRNRLNDEFMSGCLVPYVERKIFNTISDETIMNTFQEMKTRRGQL, from the coding sequence ATGGGTGAACTTGAAACTGGTAGGGGTTTGAATCAAGAACTTGGTCTTGCTAGAGCTGCAGATACTCGTTGGGGTTCGCACTACAAATCTTTTAAGAACTTTATTTCTATGTTTGGCTCAATTATTGATGTTCTTGATACTATCGTTGTTGATGCCTGGACTTTAGAAGAAAGAGCTAAGGCAAAGGGATATCTTAGCACTTATCAAACATTTGAGGTTGCTTTCATGTTGCACCTAATGAGAGATGTTTTGGGGATCACAAATGAGCTTAATATATCCTTACAAAAAAAGGAGCAAGATATTGCAAATGCTATTCTACTTGTTGAAGTGGCAAAGAGACAGTTGCAAAAGCTAAGAGAAGAAGAATGTGATTCACTTATTGATAAGGTATCTGCATTTTGTGTCAAGTATAATATTTTGATACCAAACTTTGATGACCTCTATGTTAACTCTGGAAGATCTCGACGTAAAGTTGCTGATTATATTATTTTACATCACTATCgtgttaatatattttttaagattATTGATTGGCAAGTTCAAAAACTCAATGCTCGTTTTAATAAGGTGACAACGAACTTGCTTGTTGGAGTAGCTTGCTTAAATCCAGTTGACTCATTTCTCAGTTTTGACATAAACAAGATATTGAGGATGGCTGAATTATATCCTGATGATTTTGATGAGAATATAACGGTTACACTCAAGAATCAGCTTGAAACTTATATTGTTGATGTTCGTGATGTTGATGAAAGGTTCTCAAATCTACAAGGACTTGTTGATCTTTATGAAATACTAATTAAGACAAAGAAGCATTTGAATTATCCATTTGTGTTTCGCCTTGTGAAATTTGCTTTGCTTTTACCTGTTGCCACTGCTACCGTTGAAAGAACTTTTTCGGCGATAAAGTTGATCAAGAGTGAATTGCGAAACCGATTGAATGACGAATTCATGAGCGGTTGTTTGGTACCTTatgtagaaagaaaaatatttaacaccattTCTGATGAGACTATTATGAATACGTTTCAGGAAATGAAAACTCGTAGAGGACAGTtgtaa